A window from Theobroma cacao cultivar B97-61/B2 chromosome 3, Criollo_cocoa_genome_V2, whole genome shotgun sequence encodes these proteins:
- the LOC18604259 gene encoding guanine nucleotide-binding protein subunit beta-like protein — translation MAVSEALVLRGTMRAHTDMVTAIATPIDNSDMIVTSSRDKSIILWQLTKDEKTYGVPRRRLTGHSHFVQDVVLSSDSQFALSGSWDGELRLWDLNAGTSARRFVGHTKDVLSVAFSIDNRQIVSASRDRTIKLWNTLGECKYTIQDGEAHTDWVSCVRFSPNTLQPTIVSASWDKTVKVWNLTNCKIRNTLTGHSGYVNTVAVSPDGSLCASGGKDGVILLWDLAEGKKLYSLDAGAVIHSLCFSPNRYWLCAATEQSIKIWDLESKSIVEDLKVDLKAEAEKSDVTDTANKKKVIYCTSLNWSADGSTLFSGYTDGVIRVWGIGRF, via the exons ATGGCCGTCTCCGAAGCATTGGTTCTCCGCGGCACCATGCGAGCCCACACCGACATGGTGACAGCCATCGCCACCCCCATCGACAACTCCGACATGATCGTCACTTCCTCTCGCGACAAATCCATCATCCTTTGGCAGTTAACCAAAGACGAAAAGACCTACGGTGTCCCACGCCGTCGTCTTACCGGCCACTCTCATTTCGTCCAAGATGTTGTCCTCTCATCCGATTCCCAGTTCGCTCTCTCCGGTTCCTGGGATGGTGAGCTTCGTCTTTGGGACTTAAACGCCGGAACCTCCGCTCGTCGCTTCGTCGGCCACACCAAAGATGTGCTCTCCGTTGCCTTTTCCATTGACAACCGTCAGATCGTTTCGGCTTCTCGTGATCGAACTATCAAGCTTTGGAATACCCTTGGAGAATGCAAATACACAATCCAAGACGGCGAGGCTCATACCGATTGGGTGAGCTGCGTTCGTTTCAGCCCCAATACTCTCCAACCCACCATCGTTTCGGCTTCATGGGATAAGACCGTGAAAGTTTGGAACCTGACCAACTGTAAGATTCGTAACACATTGACCGGACACTCCGGTTATGTGAACACGGTGGCGGTTTCGCCTGATGGGTCTTTGTGTGCTAGTGGAGGAAAAGATGGAGTGATTCTGTTGTGGGATTTGGCCGAAGGAAAGAAGCTTTACAGTCTTGATGCGGGTGCGGTCATTCACTCGCTTTGCTTTAGTCCTAACAGGTACTGGCTTTGCGCTGCGACGGAGCAGAGTATCAAGATCTGGGATCTGGAGAGCAAGAGCATTGTGGAGGACTTGAAGGTTGATCTCAAGGCTGAGGCTGAGAAGTCTGATGTCACCGACACAGCAAACAAGAAGAAG GTCATATACTGCACAAGCTTGAACTGGAGTGCTGATGGAAGCACCTTGTTTAGTGGGTATACAGATGGTGTAATCAGAGTTTGGGGAATTGGTCGTTTCTAG